From Pelosinus fermentans DSM 17108, the proteins below share one genomic window:
- the cydC gene encoding thiol reductant ABC exporter subunit CydC: MSIFLRLLQIMGSSWRTMVMAGLFGFLTVGSNIGLMAASAYLISGAALHPSITELSIAIVGVRFFGIARAIFRYLERYVSHDATFRLLGTVRVWFYTKLEGLAPARLLEWRSGELFSAIVSDVETLKEFYLRVLAPPFIAILVVVGTCLFLAQFNLVFVYVLTGGGIFLGVLLPLAVSRVQKSLAEELVTARMQMKAQLVDSITGIVELAAFGQTHRQAQNIAELDEELAGIQGKVVNQAGMIDALGLFIVNATVWLVLWFAIPLVHSGQLEGIYLAVVALTVQSSFEAVLPLPLAVHFLAESMAAARRLFGIVDRVPAVIEQTEGILTGTDGTLTVKDLSFRYRADGAAVLRNISFTAASGQSVAIVGPSGAGKSTLLYVLLRFWEYEEGSILLGSHELKKYQSQNLRTMFSVVSQQSHMFNASIRDNILLAKPDASEAEFEQVIENSELTELLKSLPQGSDTMVGQNGFALSGGQRQRIAIARALLRNAPILILDEPTVGLDSLTEEAVMGTLAKLMAGRTTILITHRLTGLKHMDTIFVLEAGRIIEQGTQEELLKNEGLFYQLWHLQHDVV; encoded by the coding sequence ATGAGTATATTCCTACGTTTATTGCAAATTATGGGTTCTTCTTGGCGGACCATGGTGATGGCAGGTCTCTTTGGTTTTTTAACCGTTGGGAGTAATATCGGATTGATGGCAGCATCTGCATATTTGATTTCTGGTGCTGCTTTGCATCCTTCCATTACAGAGTTATCCATTGCCATTGTGGGAGTGCGTTTTTTTGGAATCGCCCGGGCGATTTTTCGTTACTTAGAACGTTATGTTTCTCATGATGCCACATTTCGTTTGTTAGGTACCGTACGGGTATGGTTTTATACAAAGTTAGAAGGTTTAGCGCCAGCCCGGCTTTTGGAATGGAGAAGCGGTGAGCTTTTTAGTGCTATCGTTAGTGATGTGGAGACGCTAAAGGAATTTTATCTTCGGGTATTGGCTCCCCCTTTCATTGCCATTTTAGTGGTAGTTGGCACATGTTTGTTTCTGGCACAATTTAATTTGGTCTTTGTGTATGTACTAACCGGCGGAGGGATATTCCTTGGGGTACTCTTGCCCCTGGCCGTTTCTCGGGTACAAAAATCCTTGGCAGAGGAGTTAGTGACGGCGAGGATGCAGATGAAAGCCCAATTGGTGGATAGTATTACAGGCATTGTGGAGCTTGCTGCTTTTGGTCAGACTCACCGCCAAGCTCAGAATATTGCTGAACTTGATGAAGAATTGGCAGGGATTCAGGGCAAAGTGGTGAACCAGGCAGGGATGATCGATGCCCTGGGGTTATTTATCGTAAATGCTACGGTGTGGCTAGTCCTGTGGTTTGCAATACCCTTAGTACACAGTGGCCAGTTGGAGGGTATTTATTTAGCAGTTGTAGCCCTAACGGTGCAAAGCAGCTTTGAGGCTGTACTGCCCCTGCCATTGGCAGTACACTTTTTGGCTGAAAGCATGGCAGCCGCCAGACGGCTGTTTGGGATTGTCGACCGGGTACCGGCGGTTATTGAACAGACCGAAGGTATTTTAACCGGGACGGATGGGACGCTTACAGTAAAAGACTTGAGTTTTCGTTATCGTGCAGATGGGGCGGCAGTTTTGCGTAATATTTCCTTTACTGCTGCTTCTGGACAAAGTGTGGCGATTGTTGGTCCAAGCGGGGCAGGGAAAAGTACATTATTATACGTTTTGCTGCGCTTTTGGGAGTATGAAGAAGGAAGCATCCTTCTTGGCAGTCATGAGTTAAAGAAGTATCAGTCTCAAAATCTGAGGACGATGTTTAGTGTGGTATCCCAGCAAAGCCACATGTTTAATGCCAGCATTCGGGATAATATTTTACTGGCAAAGCCTGATGCCAGTGAAGCAGAGTTTGAGCAAGTAATAGAGAACTCAGAGCTGACAGAGCTGCTAAAATCTCTGCCCCAAGGTTCGGATACGATGGTGGGGCAGAATGGTTTTGCTTTATCCGGAGGGCAGCGTCAGCGCATTGCTATTGCCCGGGCTTTACTGCGGAATGCTCCTATTCTCATTTTAGATGAACCAACTGTTGGACTTGATTCTTTAACAGAAGAGGCTGTTATGGGGACTCTTGCCAAGTTAATGGCTGGGCGTACTACGATTTTGATCACCCATCGATTGACAGGTCTTAAGCATATGGATACTATTTTTGTGCTTGAGGCTGGGCGAATTATTGAGCAGGGGACTCAGGAAGAATTACTCAAAAATGAAGGTTTATTTTATCAGTTATGGCATTTACAGCATGATGTGGTATAA
- a CDS encoding DUF2225 domain-containing protein, with product MIGDGVGDMLEALFSVEKNCPICQETFQVTRVRSRLVMMKQDSDFCSYYKDINPYYYKIWMCPHCGYAAQDNYFEEIQPAAAERIQGFFADRNIKIDLSGTRSREQGIVSHQLAIVCAELASVPASRLAGLHMRLGWLYREAKAVEQEQATLLKAVDYYEHALDNESMPVGPMTELTITYLIGDLLRRTGQSERALLYLNKVVSSPKARQEKRIADLARDAWQEVRAQRREKEENA from the coding sequence ATGATAGGAGATGGAGTAGGAGATATGCTAGAGGCCTTATTTTCTGTAGAAAAAAATTGCCCTATTTGTCAAGAAACTTTCCAGGTAACACGGGTGCGGTCCCGCTTGGTAATGATGAAGCAGGATTCGGATTTTTGTTCTTATTATAAAGATATCAATCCTTATTATTATAAAATCTGGATGTGTCCCCATTGTGGCTATGCAGCACAGGATAATTATTTTGAAGAAATTCAGCCTGCGGCGGCAGAGCGCATACAAGGATTTTTTGCAGACCGGAATATAAAAATTGATTTAAGCGGGACACGCAGCAGGGAACAGGGCATTGTAAGCCATCAATTGGCGATTGTTTGTGCTGAATTGGCATCCGTTCCTGCCAGCAGATTGGCTGGACTGCATATGCGATTAGGCTGGCTGTATCGGGAGGCTAAAGCGGTAGAGCAGGAACAAGCTACTTTGCTTAAGGCAGTTGATTATTATGAGCACGCTTTGGACAATGAAAGTATGCCTGTGGGTCCAATGACGGAGTTGACGATTACCTATTTGATTGGTGATTTGCTGCGTCGGACAGGTCAGAGCGAGAGAGCATTGCTGTATTTAAATAAAGTCGTTAGCAGCCCTAAAGCCAGGCAGGAAAAAAGGATTGCTGATTTAGCCCGGGATGCTTGGCAGGAAGTGCGTGCCCAAAGACGTGAAAAAGAGGAAAATGCATAA
- the serA gene encoding phosphoglycerate dehydrogenase — translation MRILVSDPVSAQGVELLQKEYEVDVKIKLPIEELIKIIPQYDALVVRSETKVTRAVIEAAVNLKVIGRAGVGVDNIDVEAATQKGIIVLNAPEGNTIAATEHTMAMMLALARNVPQAHASLKNGQWLRSKLMGVEMRGKTLGILGLGRIGSGVAKRALAMEMNVVAYDPFINAEQASAMGIQLLELDEIFPLADFITLHLPFTSETKYLLNKERFAKMKPSVRIINCARGGVIHEGDLAEAVEQGIVAGAAIDVFEKEPVNPDNPLLKLDQVIVTPHLGASTAEAQVGVAVDVAKGIIAALKGEPIATAVNMAPIQSHVLEVIRPYFNLAEKMGCLAINLAEGRITAVDVEYNGEISEVDTKMLTTAMIKGLLNSILTEHINYVNAPGVAKSRGIKIREVKSKETANFANLITVRVHTDKKTHVVAGTLFGHEEGRIVMIDGYRVDVEPQGWLIVGLHLDRPGMIGYVGTILGTDGININSMQVGRTEVTGTNIMVMSVDSDVPAATMLKIKAVDGILGAKMINFCVI, via the coding sequence ATGAGAATATTAGTAAGTGATCCGGTTTCAGCACAAGGGGTAGAGCTATTACAAAAAGAATATGAGGTAGATGTTAAGATAAAACTACCCATTGAGGAGTTAATAAAAATTATTCCTCAGTATGATGCTTTAGTAGTACGCAGCGAGACGAAAGTAACTAGAGCGGTTATTGAAGCAGCGGTTAATTTAAAAGTAATTGGCCGTGCTGGAGTAGGCGTTGATAATATTGATGTAGAGGCAGCTACCCAAAAAGGCATAATTGTACTCAATGCACCAGAAGGAAATACGATTGCAGCAACAGAACATACGATGGCAATGATGCTGGCGCTGGCCCGGAATGTTCCCCAAGCTCATGCCAGCTTGAAAAATGGACAGTGGCTGCGCAGCAAGCTGATGGGTGTGGAAATGCGCGGTAAAACATTAGGAATTCTAGGACTGGGGCGTATTGGTTCAGGTGTGGCAAAACGAGCTTTAGCGATGGAAATGAACGTTGTAGCTTATGATCCTTTTATTAACGCAGAGCAGGCCTCAGCTATGGGAATTCAACTGCTGGAACTAGATGAAATTTTCCCGTTGGCTGATTTCATTACGTTGCATTTGCCTTTTACCTCTGAAACGAAATATCTGTTAAATAAAGAGCGTTTTGCTAAAATGAAGCCCAGTGTACGGATTATAAACTGTGCACGAGGCGGCGTCATTCATGAAGGGGATTTGGCAGAGGCTGTTGAACAAGGTATTGTAGCAGGTGCAGCAATTGATGTATTCGAAAAAGAACCCGTCAATCCGGACAATCCGCTATTAAAGCTGGATCAGGTAATCGTGACACCTCATTTAGGAGCTTCTACAGCAGAAGCGCAAGTTGGTGTGGCGGTGGATGTGGCAAAAGGTATTATTGCAGCGCTGAAGGGGGAACCTATCGCTACGGCAGTAAATATGGCACCGATTCAGTCGCATGTGTTAGAGGTTATTCGTCCGTATTTTAACTTGGCAGAAAAAATGGGTTGTTTGGCCATTAATTTGGCCGAAGGACGTATAACAGCAGTTGATGTAGAATATAATGGGGAAATTAGTGAAGTCGATACAAAAATGCTGACCACAGCCATGATTAAAGGTTTGCTAAATTCCATTTTGACAGAGCATATTAATTATGTGAATGCTCCAGGGGTTGCAAAATCCCGCGGTATTAAAATACGCGAAGTAAAAAGTAAAGAAACGGCTAACTTTGCTAATTTGATTACTGTGCGAGTGCATACGGATAAAAAGACCCATGTTGTAGCCGGAACTTTGTTTGGACATGAAGAAGGCCGTATCGTAATGATTGATGGATACCGGGTGGATGTTGAGCCTCAGGGCTGGCTGATTGTGGGACTTCACTTGGATCGTCCGGGAATGATCGGCTATGTTGGTACTATTTTAGGTACTGATGGGATTAATATTAACAGTATGCAGGTTGGCCGTACAGAGGTTACGGGAACCAATATTATGGTGATGAGTGTAGATTCTGACGTACCAGCAGCGACTATGCTTAAAATAAAAGCTGTGGATGGAATCTTGGGAGCAAAAATGATTAACTTTTGTGTAATTTAG